In Anolis sagrei isolate rAnoSag1 chromosome 9, rAnoSag1.mat, whole genome shotgun sequence, the following proteins share a genomic window:
- the ISLR gene encoding immunoglobulin superfamily containing leucine-rich repeat protein yields MDRLLCFLTTLLVVGAQSCPEVCRCMALKKYGRHIADCSYKDLEAVPLGLPSNATTLTLSVNRIPSLGEDAFADVPNLQALWLSYNEIGGISRGTFSSLMHLRAIDLRHNQIVDFPWGDLSNLTALQQLKLSSNRLEKVPWNAFQTLKDLRSLWLDNNHLVVLFEGTFDPMPWLSQLQIHHNPLNCSCRSWWLKKWLENTSVSVSEKESITCGAPEHLKGLVLGRNLKMDCMLPSVQLVYHSSLGNSVLHDGLTLFLHCSAVGKPTPEIRWTIQTSAQTVAINGPNAEEGGDNALAGVTSPQKKGGRFLVFKNGSMVITNFNKADEGLYTCQALNDVGSREVSVNVALASSESPDDRLQNDIQASKPKANSCDKEHPRPEGKVVFIYLNPRAPKASSNRGTVWDPWLWASSFLVALLSFL; encoded by the coding sequence ATGGACCGGCTGCTCTGCTTCTTAACCACGCTGCTCGTTGTGGGCGCCCAGAGTTGCCCAGAGGTTTGCCGGTGCATGGCTCTGAAGAAGTACGGCCGCCACATTGCCGACTGCTCTTACAAGGACCTGGAGGCCGTCCCCCTGGGCCTGCCCTCCAACGCGACCACCCTCACCTTGTCCGTCAACCGCATCCCCTCCTTGGGGGAAGACGCCTTTGCGGACGTGCCCAACTTGCAGGCTCTTTGGCTGTCCTACAACGAGATCGGTGGGATTTCCAGGGGCACCTTCTCCTCCTTGATGCACCTGCGGGCCATCGACCTCAGGCACAACCAGATCGTGGACTTCCCTTGGGGAGACCTGTCCAACCTCACcgctttgcagcaactgaagctgAGCAGCAACCGCTTGGAGAAGGTCCCTTGGAACGCCTTCCAGACCTTGAAAGACTTGCGGTCCCTTTGGCTTGACAACAACCATCTCGTGGTCCTCTTTGAGGGCACTTTTGACCCCATGCCTTGGTTGTCCCAGTTGCAGATCCACCACAACCCATTGAACTGTTCCTGTAGAAGCTGGTGGTTGAAGAAATGGTTGGAGAACACTTCGGTTTCCGTCTCGGAGAAGGAGTCCATCACTTGTGGTGCTCCTGAACATCTGAAAGGTCTCGTTCTTGGGAGGAACTTGAAAATGGACTGCATGCTGCCTTCGGTCCAACTGGTTTACCATTCCAGCTTAGGCAACAGTGTGTTGCATGATGGACTCACCCTCTTCTTGCACTGCAGCGCTGTGGGCAAGCCAACACCGGAGATCCGGTGGACCATCCAGACCTCTGCTCAAACTGTAGCCATCAACGGACCCAATGCAGAAGAAGGAGGAGACAACGCGCTTGCTGGTGTGACCTCTCCGCAGAAGAAAGGTGGACGCTTCCTGGTCTTCAAGAACGGCTCCATGGTCATCACCAACTTCAACAAGGCGGATGAAGGCCTCTATACTTGCCAGGCATTGAATGACGTCGGGTCTCGAGAGGTGTCCGTCAATGTCGCCTTGGCTAGCTCAGAGAGTCCAGACGACCGGCTCCAGAATGACATCCAAGCGAGCAAACCCAAAGCTAACTCTTGCGACAAAGAACACCCCAGGCCTGAAGGAAAGGTGGTGTTCATCTACCTGAACCCAAGAGCACCAAAGGCCAGCAGCAACAGAGGGACTGTGTGGGATCCATGGCTGTGGGCCAGTTCCTTTCTAGTTGCCTTGCTTTCCTTTTTGTAA